The Tepidibacter aestuarii genome contains a region encoding:
- the ispD gene encoding 2-C-methyl-D-erythritol 4-phosphate cytidylyltransferase — protein sequence MNSAVIVAAGTGKRMKSNINKQYIKLRDKEVVAHTIEAFDKNDNIDEIVVVVREDEEEFFVKHVLNKYNFDKNIKIAHGGNERQDSVYNGLKEVSKGCNIVLIHDGARPFVSNDIINNSIEEATKHKAVVVGVPVKDTIKVLDDNNIVTNTPNRKYVWAVQTPQSFDYSILIKSYENASEKDFYGTDDAMLVENMGYNVKMIMGSYENIKMTTREDLNFGEQILKSRG from the coding sequence ATGAATAGTGCAGTTATAGTTGCCGCTGGAACGGGCAAGAGGATGAAATCTAATATAAACAAGCAGTATATAAAATTAAGAGATAAAGAAGTAGTGGCTCATACTATTGAAGCTTTTGATAAAAACGATAATATAGATGAAATAGTTGTCGTTGTGCGAGAAGATGAAGAAGAGTTTTTCGTGAAACATGTACTTAATAAGTATAATTTCGACAAAAACATAAAAATAGCGCATGGAGGAAATGAAAGACAAGATTCTGTTTATAATGGTCTTAAAGAGGTAAGTAAAGGTTGTAACATAGTTTTAATACACGATGGAGCAAGGCCTTTTGTAAGTAATGATATTATAAATAACTCTATTGAAGAAGCAACAAAGCATAAAGCTGTTGTAGTAGGAGTACCTGTTAAGGATACTATCAAGGTGTTAGATGACAACAATATAGTAACTAATACACCTAATAGAAAGTATGTATGGGCAGTTCAGACTCCTCAAAGTTTTGATTATAGCATTTTAATTAAGTCTTATGAAAATGCTTCTGAAAAAGACTTTTATGGAACGGATGATGCTATGTTGGTTGAGAATATGGGTTATAATGTAAAGATGATAATGGGGTCGTATGAAAATATAAAGATGACTACAAGAGAAGATTTGAATTTTGGAGAGCAAATACTTAAAAGTAGAGGGTAG
- a CDS encoding GDYXXLXY domain-containing protein codes for MKNNKYIISMILPIIILIGMTITPLMTYCKGDEIIINTKPYDPRDFFRGDYVYLNYDINDISLDQIPDGLIAKDSYYQEKLEDKKLYVVLKKEGGIHKVDYLTDKKPKNKIYLKAKYNHTITDWEEKKENEKENIIGIRVSYNLDKYFVEENTGANLEDKSREGTLKAKVKVYNGYSLLIDVF; via the coding sequence TTGAAAAATAATAAATATATAATATCGATGATTTTGCCTATAATCATATTGATAGGCATGACTATAACTCCTCTTATGACTTATTGTAAAGGGGATGAAATAATAATTAATACAAAACCATATGATCCAAGAGATTTCTTTAGGGGAGATTATGTATATCTAAATTACGATATAAATGATATAAGCTTAGATCAAATACCAGATGGGCTAATAGCTAAAGACAGTTATTATCAAGAAAAGCTTGAAGATAAGAAATTGTATGTTGTTCTAAAAAAAGAAGGCGGGATTCACAAAGTTGATTACTTAACTGATAAAAAGCCAAAGAATAAGATATATTTAAAAGCTAAGTATAATCATACTATTACTGATTGGGAAGAGAAGAAGGAAAATGAAAAAGAAAATATTATAGGTATTAGGGTTTCATATAACTTAGATAAATACTTTGTTGAGGAAAATACAGGAGCTAATTTAGAAGATAAGTCTAGAGAAGGAACACTAAAGGCTAAAGTTAAAGTTTATAACGGATATAGTTTGTTGATTGATGTATTCTAA
- a CDS encoding DUF2157 domain-containing protein, whose product MKKRKISKNKLNFLEEELEFMKKESLISSDQKVEIIDSYDIIRLNFVRIILTIGAVLIGLGIISFIASNWNYINKITKVFMIIGSYIGFNILSYKMEGKYPKTSKSFLYIGVLTYGAGIFLIGQIFNYGGHFSKAFLFWGVGIIPVGLLFKDKLVFIFSHIFLLIYLANSYNLDYLSYSIILIIPILYYINKQLGNSKSGTFFNNFLSLSTILYFLNNYSVDEFYISIAFLIIGLFMYYITTNINKDIFNIQGLIVFGISGLILTAPYIWEQGFSFIRNGTTISIIFAILYALYLFHETNKGNLISLIFICITILRYYFDTFYDFMPKSMFFITSGAILLLFGHYFERMRNKRGGEFIEK is encoded by the coding sequence ATGAAAAAAAGAAAGATTAGTAAAAATAAGCTGAACTTTTTAGAAGAAGAGCTTGAATTTATGAAAAAAGAAAGTTTGATAAGTTCAGATCAAAAAGTAGAGATAATTGATAGTTATGATATTATAAGGTTAAATTTTGTTAGAATAATACTTACTATAGGAGCAGTGTTAATAGGACTTGGAATAATTAGCTTTATAGCTAGTAACTGGAATTATATAAATAAGATAACAAAGGTGTTTATGATTATAGGGTCTTATATAGGATTCAATATATTAAGTTACAAGATGGAAGGTAAGTACCCAAAGACTAGTAAGAGCTTTCTATACATTGGAGTTTTGACATATGGAGCAGGTATATTTTTAATAGGTCAGATATTCAACTATGGAGGACATTTTTCAAAAGCATTTTTATTTTGGGGTGTAGGTATAATACCTGTAGGTTTATTATTCAAAGATAAGCTTGTGTTTATATTCTCACATATATTTTTATTGATATATTTGGCCAATTCATATAATTTAGATTATTTATCTTATTCGATAATTCTAATAATACCTATTTTATATTATATAAACAAGCAACTAGGAAACAGTAAATCAGGTACATTTTTTAATAATTTCCTATCATTAAGCACTATATTATACTTTTTAAATAATTACAGTGTAGACGAATTTTATATATCAATTGCATTCTTAATAATAGGATTATTTATGTATTATATAACAACAAATATTAATAAGGATATATTTAATATACAAGGATTGATAGTATTTGGTATATCAGGTCTGATTCTTACAGCACCTTATATTTGGGAACAGGGTTTTAGTTTTATAAGAAACGGAACTACTATTAGTATAATATTTGCTATTTTATATGCACTGTATCTTTTCCATGAGACTAATAAAGGAAATTTAATATCTCTTATATTCATATGTATAACTATACTTAGATATTATTTTGATACGTTCTATGACTTTATGCCAAAGTCGATGTTTTTTATAACATCAGGAGCAATACTTTTATTATTTGGTCATTACTTTGAAAGAATGAGAAATAAAAGAGGGGGTGAATTCATTGAAAAATAA
- a CDS encoding helix-turn-helix transcriptional regulator, which produces MNKEEVIDIVSRKLKLVRTEYNFSQDKMAEVIGISKKTLVQIEKERNSLSWSTCIAVCSIFNESEILRMSFGEDPVKLVQIVALGKMYFPKNKTGGGKIWWKDIEQSDSFRIQQNIVTFHYRILDDKNYRLYSSFDKEYIYEKFNGLIDK; this is translated from the coding sequence ATGAACAAAGAAGAAGTAATTGATATAGTTTCTAGGAAATTAAAGCTTGTAAGAACAGAGTATAATTTTTCTCAGGATAAGATGGCTGAAGTGATAGGAATATCAAAAAAAACATTAGTTCAAATAGAAAAAGAGAGAAATTCTTTATCCTGGAGTACTTGTATTGCTGTTTGCAGCATTTTTAATGAAAGTGAAATACTTAGAATGAGCTTTGGAGAAGATCCTGTAAAGCTTGTACAGATAGTAGCTCTTGGTAAGATGTATTTTCCTAAAAACAAAACAGGTGGAGGTAAAATATGGTGGAAAGATATAGAACAATCCGATTCCTTTAGGATACAGCAAAATATAGTTACATTTCACTATAGAATACTAGATGATAAAAACTATAGATTATATAGTTCGTTTGATAAGGAATATATATATGAAAAATTCAATGGTTTAATAGATAAGTAG
- a CDS encoding PIN/TRAM domain-containing protein, with product MINKIIKGIMSLIGITIGVGTYFSVVEAFPNLLPASEMYIILGSMVSGLIMGFIFFLISPWLIEEGKNIANFVEKELSKVPPVEILIGSIGLIIGLFIAYLVSNLLLQIPVPILGTVLSVLVYILMGYIGIKISVRYKDELFNITSIIRIPNTKEKSTSKKELKDKPKILDTSVIIDGRIADISKTGFIEGKIVIPEFVLKELQHIADSSDDLKRVRGRRGLDILNKIQKELDIEVEITDKDFEDVPEVDIKLLKLAQMIGGKVVTNDFNLNKVAQFQGVEVLNINELANAVKPVVIPGEEMIVQVIKEGKESGQGVAYLDDGTMIVVDGGRKYIGETIDVLVTSVLQTAAGRMIFGKPKTATEKSS from the coding sequence GTGATAAATAAAATTATAAAAGGAATTATGTCTTTAATAGGTATAACTATTGGAGTTGGAACTTATTTTTCTGTAGTTGAAGCTTTTCCGAATTTATTACCGGCATCTGAGATGTATATAATTTTAGGGTCTATGGTGTCTGGTCTTATAATGGGATTTATATTTTTCTTGATTTCTCCATGGCTTATAGAAGAGGGAAAGAATATAGCCAATTTTGTGGAAAAAGAATTATCTAAAGTACCACCAGTGGAGATTTTAATAGGTTCAATCGGTCTTATAATTGGATTATTCATAGCGTATTTGGTAAGTAATCTATTGCTTCAAATACCTGTTCCTATACTTGGAACTGTTCTGTCTGTACTTGTATACATTCTTATGGGATATATAGGAATAAAAATATCTGTAAGATATAAGGATGAGTTATTCAACATAACATCTATTATCAGAATACCTAATACTAAAGAAAAGTCTACTAGTAAGAAAGAATTAAAAGATAAACCTAAGATACTAGATACTAGTGTAATAATAGATGGAAGAATAGCTGATATATCTAAGACTGGATTTATAGAAGGTAAAATAGTTATACCTGAATTTGTATTAAAAGAACTTCAGCATATAGCAGATTCATCAGATGACTTAAAAAGAGTAAGAGGTAGAAGAGGACTTGATATTTTAAATAAAATACAAAAAGAGCTTGATATTGAGGTTGAAATAACAGACAAAGATTTTGAAGATGTTCCAGAAGTGGATATTAAACTTTTAAAATTAGCACAGATGATAGGTGGAAAAGTTGTCACTAATGATTTTAATTTAAATAAAGTAGCCCAATTTCAAGGTGTTGAAGTATTGAATATAAATGAACTAGCAAATGCTGTAAAGCCAGTTGTTATACCAGGGGAAGAAATGATAGTTCAGGTTATAAAAGAAGGAAAAGAATCGGGTCAAGGAGTAGCTTACCTAGATGATGGAACTATGATTGTAGTAGATGGAGGCAGAAAATATATAGGAGAGACTATAGACGTTTTAGTAACATCTGTTCTTCAAACTGCAGCAGGCAGAATGATATTTGGAAAACCAAAAACAGCAACAGAAAAATCATCATAA
- a CDS encoding CarD family transcriptional regulator — MFNIGDKIVYPNYGAGIINSIEEKEVLGETKKYYILNMVISEVEIMIPIDNINKLGIRHIIDKDKVEDLMDIIKDKKGDMDQKWNKRFRDNMDKIKTGDIYEIAVVVRDLMIQDKQKGLSTGEKKMLNDAKDMLISELTLVLNDNSENVKELIESNINLD, encoded by the coding sequence ATGTTTAATATAGGCGACAAAATAGTTTACCCTAATTATGGAGCGGGTATAATAAATTCTATAGAGGAAAAAGAGGTATTAGGAGAGACAAAGAAGTATTATATTCTAAATATGGTTATATCTGAAGTTGAGATAATGATACCTATTGACAATATTAATAAGCTAGGAATAAGACATATTATAGATAAGGACAAAGTAGAAGATTTAATGGATATAATTAAAGATAAAAAAGGAGATATGGATCAAAAGTGGAATAAAAGATTTAGAGATAATATGGACAAAATAAAAACTGGAGATATATACGAAATAGCGGTTGTTGTTAGAGATTTAATGATACAAGATAAGCAAAAGGGACTGTCAACAGGAGAAAAGAAAATGTTAAATGATGCTAAAGATATGCTAATTAGTGAATTAACATTAGTTCTTAATGATAATTCTGAAAATGTGAAGGAATTAATAGAAAGTAATATAAATTTAGATTAA
- a CDS encoding nucleoside triphosphate pyrophosphohydrolase family protein, with product MSEFNFDKFENSVNNSLIRHKSILDIVTKLEESNSKTNRAIIKSVTNCGCIEISGKKQNLPKYIAFNELSNYMNNHIVGSLCDNCKEKIEEELGNHLFYMQSLCNCLNISLEDVFKKENNKLQTLGIYNLL from the coding sequence ATGAGTGAATTCAATTTTGATAAATTTGAAAATTCAGTAAATAATTCATTAATAAGGCATAAGAGTATTTTAGATATAGTAACTAAACTTGAGGAAAGTAACTCTAAAACAAATAGGGCCATAATAAAGTCTGTTACAAACTGCGGTTGTATTGAAATATCAGGAAAGAAACAAAATCTTCCAAAATATATAGCCTTCAATGAACTTTCTAATTATATGAATAACCATATAGTAGGTAGTTTATGCGATAATTGCAAAGAAAAAATAGAAGAAGAATTAGGAAATCATCTTTTCTATATGCAGTCTCTATGCAATTGTCTAAACATAAGTCTAGAAGATGTTTTTAAGAAAGAAAACAATAAACTTCAAACTCTAGGAATATACAATCTACTTTAA
- the disA gene encoding DNA integrity scanning diadenylate cyclase DisA has product MKESFTKDIEQLNCLKMIAPGTPLREGLENVLRAKTGALIVIGNSEEIMKIVDGGFNINSDFSPAYLYELAKMDGAIIVSSDGKKILYANTQLIPNPLIPSSETGIRHRTAERVARQTAEMVISISQRRNIITLYRGYSKYVIQETSKILTKANQAIQTLEKYKSVLDQAMINLSALEFEDLVTLYDVATVVQRTEMVMRIVTEIEHYIIELGNEGILVSMQLEELIGNVKEDGEMVFKDYNIIKDRDYSQFKKSIRNFSSEDLLELNNIVRLLGYTASNIDNIEYTVYPRGWRILRKIYRLPNSVVENLTYHFDNFQSILKATIEELDDVEGIGEIRARYIRDGLRRIQEQVLLDRHI; this is encoded by the coding sequence ATGAAAGAAAGCTTTACAAAAGATATAGAACAATTAAACTGCTTGAAGATGATAGCACCAGGAACACCTCTTAGAGAAGGTCTTGAAAATGTTCTAAGGGCAAAAACTGGAGCATTGATTGTAATAGGAAATAGTGAAGAAATAATGAAAATAGTTGATGGTGGATTTAATATAAATTCTGATTTTTCACCAGCATATTTGTATGAACTTGCAAAAATGGATGGTGCAATAATAGTAAGTAGTGATGGTAAAAAGATACTTTATGCAAATACTCAATTAATACCAAATCCATTGATACCATCATCAGAGACTGGGATAAGACATAGAACAGCAGAAAGGGTCGCTAGGCAAACTGCTGAGATGGTTATATCTATATCACAAAGAAGAAACATAATAACTTTGTATAGAGGGTATAGCAAATATGTAATACAAGAAACATCAAAAATATTAACAAAAGCAAATCAAGCTATTCAAACTCTTGAAAAATATAAATCGGTACTAGACCAGGCTATGATTAATCTAAGTGCATTAGAATTTGAGGATTTGGTAACTCTTTATGATGTTGCAACAGTTGTTCAAAGAACGGAAATGGTTATGAGAATAGTTACAGAGATAGAACATTATATAATAGAGCTTGGAAATGAAGGAATATTAGTTAGTATGCAGTTAGAAGAGTTAATAGGAAATGTAAAAGAAGACGGAGAAATGGTATTTAAGGATTATAATATAATTAAAGACAGAGATTATTCACAATTCAAAAAATCTATTAGAAATTTCTCATCGGAGGACTTGCTTGAGCTGAATAATATAGTAAGGCTTTTGGGTTATACTGCTAGTAATATAGATAATATAGAATATACAGTTTATCCAAGGGGATGGAGAATTCTTAGAAAAATATATAGATTGCCTAATAGTGTAGTTGAGAATTTAACTTATCATTTCGATAACTTCCAGTCTATACTAAAAGCAACTATTGAAGAACTTGATGATGTAGAAGGTATTGGAGAAATAAGGGCTAGATACATAAGAGATGGGTTAAGAAGAATACAAGAACAAGTATTACTTGATAGACATATTTAA
- the radA gene encoding DNA repair protein RadA, with protein MAKIKSKYVCQSCGYESLKWIGKCPECDDWNTFVEEIEDKKSKHDLFIIEKEVQKPVSINELEIREQERFSTCINELDRVLGGGVVKGSLILAGGDPGIGKSTLLIQVAENVAKSGKKVLYVSGEESIYQIKMRAKRLDIESKNLYIFAENNLDIIEKQIDNIKPDMMIVDSIQTVFSPQITSTPGSVSQIKEGTSRFMKISKKVGISTFIVGHVTKEGSLAGPKILEHMVDTVLYFEGERYNTYRMVRAVKNRFGSTNELGVFEMRDKGLIEVENPSKILISEKPKGVSGSVIVATIEGTRPMLVELQALVCPTSFGIPKRAATGVDYNRVSLLMAVLEKRAGMQIQNQDIYINVVGGIKLNEPAMDLGIVISIASSFRNIETNEKTVAIGEVGLTGEIRGVSFIEKRISECKKLGFNRVIVPKNNVKGLENIDDIKIIGVENIREALDYVLGG; from the coding sequence ATGGCTAAAATTAAAAGTAAATATGTTTGTCAATCATGTGGATACGAAAGTTTAAAGTGGATTGGTAAATGTCCAGAATGTGATGATTGGAATACATTTGTGGAAGAAATAGAAGATAAAAAAAGTAAACATGATCTTTTTATAATAGAAAAAGAAGTTCAAAAACCTGTATCAATAAATGAACTTGAAATAAGGGAACAAGAAAGGTTTTCAACTTGTATAAATGAGCTAGATAGAGTATTAGGTGGAGGAGTAGTTAAAGGATCATTAATATTAGCAGGCGGAGATCCTGGAATAGGAAAGTCTACTCTTTTAATTCAGGTTGCAGAAAATGTAGCTAAAAGTGGGAAAAAAGTTCTATATGTATCAGGGGAAGAATCCATATACCAGATAAAGATGAGAGCAAAGAGGCTTGATATAGAAAGTAAGAATTTATATATATTTGCAGAAAATAATCTAGACATAATAGAGAAACAAATAGATAATATAAAACCTGATATGATGATAGTTGACTCTATACAAACAGTATTTAGTCCACAAATAACTTCTACTCCAGGAAGTGTTAGTCAAATAAAAGAAGGAACCTCTAGATTTATGAAAATATCTAAAAAAGTAGGTATATCAACCTTTATAGTTGGACATGTAACAAAGGAGGGATCACTTGCTGGACCTAAAATACTTGAGCATATGGTTGATACTGTTCTTTACTTTGAAGGGGAAAGATATAATACATATAGAATGGTTAGAGCAGTTAAAAATAGATTTGGTTCTACTAATGAACTAGGAGTATTTGAGATGAGAGATAAAGGACTTATAGAAGTCGAAAATCCTTCAAAAATACTTATATCTGAAAAACCAAAGGGCGTATCAGGATCAGTTATAGTGGCAACTATAGAAGGGACAAGACCTATGTTAGTAGAACTTCAAGCTCTTGTTTGTCCAACTAGCTTTGGTATACCCAAAAGGGCTGCAACTGGAGTGGATTATAATAGAGTTTCTCTTCTTATGGCAGTTCTTGAAAAAAGAGCAGGAATGCAAATACAGAATCAAGACATTTATATAAATGTTGTTGGAGGAATAAAACTTAATGAGCCAGCTATGGACCTTGGAATAGTAATATCTATAGCCTCTAGCTTTAGAAATATAGAAACAAATGAAAAAACTGTTGCCATCGGTGAAGTGGGTTTAACAGGAGAGATAAGAGGAGTAAGTTTTATAGAAAAAAGAATATCAGAATGCAAAAAATTAGGTTTTAATAGAGTAATAGTTCCTAAAAATAATGTAAAAGGATTAGAAAATATTGACGATATTAAGATTATAGGAGTAGAAAATATAAGAGAGGCTTTAGACTATGTACTAGGAGGGTAG
- a CDS encoding ATP-dependent Clp protease ATP-binding subunit: MFDKFTQRARKSLDIAAIEASNMGHNLVGSEHILLGILKDSASISGQVLNKFGVNEELIKQRIPLYIQIGNLKVKVIGFSPRTKKIFELAFMQAKVLGHNYVGTEHILLGIIKEGDGIAWRILYDLGINMSELSTEILNSLKDINIAHKKNEKFDNKNIPTLSKYGKDLNKLYEDGKLDPVIGRDIEIQRVIQILSRRTKNNPVLIGDPGVGKTAIIEGLSGKIVSCDVPEILKDKRIVSLDLVGMIAGAKYRGEFEERIKNAMVELKNNQNIILFIDELHTIVGAGSSEGSMDASNILKPELARGEIQIIGATTLDEYRKYIEKDSALERRFQPVMVDEPSIQDSIDIIKGLRDRYEAHHNVKITDEAISAAVNLSHRYVNDRFLPDKAIDLIDEASSKVRLSNYVPPKDIKDMQDRLEVLAKEKEEAIRNQDFENAASIRDEEKEIKEKLEKTQKAWKKDSSKSSDVVDEEDIADIVSSWTKIPVNKLIQEESKKLLDLENIISNRVIGQKEAIKAISKAIRRARVGLKDPKRPIGSFIFLGPTGVGKTELSKALAHVMFSSEDSIIRIDMSEYMEKHAVSKMIGSPPGYIGHEEGGQLTEKIRRNPYSVVLFDEIEKAHPDVFNILLQILDDGRLSDSKGRIIDFKNTLIIMTSNVGAHNISNQKTLGFTTHLDSEEIQKSEYEKMKENVMKELRLKFKPEFLNRIDEIIVFHSLNQEHIDEIVKLMIKNLQERLKSMDINLELEDCAIKLIAKEGFDKAYGARPLKRAIQKLLEDNISEEILKGNINKGDDIIVRENNGKLLFDKRA; the protein is encoded by the coding sequence ATGTTTGACAAATTTACTCAAAGAGCTAGAAAATCACTAGATATAGCAGCAATAGAAGCAAGTAATATGGGACATAATTTAGTTGGAAGTGAACATATACTTTTAGGTATTTTAAAAGATAGTGCGAGTATATCCGGACAAGTTTTAAATAAGTTTGGGGTTAATGAAGAACTAATAAAACAGCGTATACCGTTATACATACAAATAGGCAATTTAAAAGTTAAAGTAATTGGATTTAGTCCAAGAACTAAGAAAATATTCGAACTCGCATTCATGCAGGCAAAAGTACTAGGACATAATTACGTTGGAACAGAACATATACTTTTGGGAATTATAAAAGAAGGTGATGGAATAGCGTGGAGGATATTATATGATTTAGGCATAAATATGAGTGAGTTAAGTACAGAAATACTAAATTCTTTAAAGGATATAAACATAGCACATAAAAAAAATGAAAAATTTGATAATAAGAACATACCAACACTAAGTAAGTACGGTAAAGATCTTAATAAATTATATGAAGATGGAAAGCTAGATCCTGTTATAGGAAGAGATATTGAAATACAAAGAGTTATACAGATACTAAGCAGAAGAACTAAGAATAATCCTGTACTTATAGGAGATCCAGGGGTTGGGAAAACAGCTATAATAGAGGGACTATCAGGGAAAATAGTATCATGTGATGTACCAGAAATATTAAAAGATAAGAGAATAGTATCACTAGATTTAGTTGGAATGATAGCAGGTGCAAAGTATAGAGGTGAGTTTGAAGAAAGAATAAAAAATGCAATGGTTGAACTAAAAAATAATCAAAATATAATATTATTCATAGATGAGCTGCATACAATAGTTGGAGCTGGTAGCTCAGAGGGATCTATGGATGCGTCTAATATTTTAAAGCCTGAGCTTGCTAGAGGAGAGATACAGATAATAGGAGCAACTACTCTTGACGAATATAGAAAGTATATAGAAAAAGACTCTGCTCTTGAGAGAAGATTCCAGCCAGTCATGGTTGACGAGCCGTCTATTCAAGATTCTATAGATATAATAAAAGGGCTTAGAGATAGATATGAAGCCCACCATAATGTGAAAATAACTGATGAGGCCATAAGTGCTGCTGTGAATTTATCACATAGATATGTAAACGATAGATTTTTACCAGATAAAGCTATTGATTTGATAGATGAAGCAAGTTCTAAAGTTAGGCTTTCTAACTATGTCCCTCCTAAAGATATAAAGGATATGCAGGATAGATTAGAAGTTTTAGCAAAAGAAAAAGAAGAAGCTATAAGAAATCAAGATTTTGAAAATGCGGCAAGCATAAGAGATGAAGAAAAAGAGATAAAAGAAAAACTAGAAAAGACTCAAAAAGCCTGGAAGAAAGATTCTTCAAAATCATCTGATGTAGTTGATGAAGAGGATATAGCCGATATAGTATCTTCATGGACTAAAATACCTGTAAATAAGCTTATTCAAGAAGAAAGTAAAAAGCTTTTAGATCTTGAAAATATAATAAGTAACAGGGTTATAGGTCAAAAAGAAGCTATAAAAGCTATATCAAAAGCTATAAGAAGAGCTAGAGTAGGTCTTAAAGATCCTAAAAGACCAATAGGTTCATTTATATTTTTAGGACCAACAGGAGTTGGAAAGACAGAACTTTCTAAAGCGTTAGCTCACGTTATGTTCTCTAGTGAAGATAGTATAATAAGGATAGATATGTCTGAATATATGGAAAAGCACGCTGTATCAAAGATGATAGGATCTCCCCCTGGATATATAGGGCATGAAGAAGGAGGCCAACTTACTGAAAAAATCAGACGAAATCCTTATAGTGTAGTACTATTTGATGAAATAGAAAAAGCGCATCCAGATGTATTTAATATATTGCTTCAAATATTAGATGATGGAAGATTAAGTGATTCTAAAGGTAGAATAATTGATTTTAAAAATACTTTAATAATAATGACGTCTAATGTAGGGGCTCACAATATATCAAATCAAAAGACATTGGGATTTACAACGCATTTAGACAGTGAAGAAATTCAAAAAAGTGAATATGAAAAAATGAAAGAAAATGTTATGAAAGAACTTAGATTAAAATTCAAACCAGAATTTTTAAATAGAATAGATGAGATAATAGTTTTTCATTCTTTAAATCAAGAACATATAGATGAAATAGTGAAGTTAATGATTAAAAATTTACAAGAACGATTAAAAAGTATGGACATAAATTTAGAACTTGAAGATTGTGCAATTAAGCTAATAGCAAAAGAAGGATTTGATAAAGCATATGGGGCAAGACCTCTTAAGAGAGCTATACAAAAGCTCCTTGAGGATAATATTTCAGAGGAAATTTTAAAAGGAAATATAAATAAAGGGGATGATATAATAGTTAGAGAAAATAATGGAAAACTATTATTTGATAAAAGGGCTTAA